CACGACCGAAAAAGGCTGAGAATGGGGATTGGGCCTGTAACATTGCCCTGGCCCTGGCCCGTGATTTAAAACGGGCACCCATGCAGATCGCGGAAGAACTGATGGATGGCTTGGTATTGGATCCCAGTATTGTTGAAAAATTCGAAATTTTAAACCCCGGTTTTATAAATTTTTTCCAATCGCCTGAATATCTCACTGCTCAAGTATGGAATATTCTCAAAGAAAAAGATGAATATGGTAAGGGTGACTTTGGAAGTGGTAAAACGGCGCAGGTAGAATTCGTTAGTGCCAACCCCACTGGTCCGCTTACCGTTGGACATGGTCGGCAAACCGTTTTGGGGGACACCCTGGCCAATATCCTGACCTGGTCCGGATATACCGTCACCCGTGAATACTATTTTAACAATGCAGGTCGTCAAATGCGTCTGCTTGGCGAATCCCTGAAGGCACGCTATCTGGAACTGAAGGGTGAGGCTATCACCTTACCTGATGGTGGCTACGAGGGAGCCTATCTCATCGATGTCGCCAAAGACCTCATGTCAGTACAACCTGGTTTGACCGCTGATGATGAAATAGAAATTTTTAAGTCCTTCGCTGAAAAATCGATTTTTGCCATTATCAAATCCAGTCTGGAGCGAATTGGTGTGGTCCACGATGTCTTCTACAACGAAAAATCACTGTATGAGGCAGGAAAAATTGATGAGGTACTGGATATCCTCCGTGAGAAGGGCTTGCTCTATGACAAGGATGGGGCGGTCTGGTTTAAAACAAGCGAATTGGGAATAGAACAAGATCGTGTACTGGTGAAATCAAGTGGAGAACCGACCTATCGTTTACCTGATATTGCCTATCATCGTGAAAAAGTTGCCCGGGGCTTTGATCTGGTGGTTGACATTTTTGGAGCTGATCATATCGATGCCTATCCCGATGTACTCTCAGCACTCAAAGTGATGGGCTTGAAGCATGAACACATCCAGGTGGTGATCCATCAATTTGTAACCCTTCTGCGCTCCGGTGAAGTTGTCAAAATGTCCACCCGAAAAGCAAATTTTGTGACGCTGGATGAGCTTATTGATGAAGTGGGTGCTGATGTGGTCCGTTATTTCTATATCATGCGCAGTGCTTCCAGTCACCTCAACTTTGATCTCGATCTGGCCAAACGTCAGACAGAAGAAAACCCCGTTTTTTATCTACAATACGCCTATGCTAGAATTTCCAGCATTTTTAGGCGTGCCCAGGAGAGGGGTCTGGCTTCTGATACTGAGAATGCGGATTTATCGCTACTGAACGAGGAGTTTACTGTCGCCCTGATAAATAAGACGCTCGAATTTCCTGAAGTCATTGATCATTGTCGTCGTGCCCTGGAGGTACACCACTTACCGAGTTACCTCTCCGAACTGGCCACAGCCTTACATAAATTTTATACAGAGTATAAGGTGATTGATCTGGAACAGCCCGAGCTATCCAAAGCCAGGCTGGCTCTACTTGAAGCCGTGCAGATCACATTGAGAAATGGTTTGAGTATATTGGGGATCACAGCCCCCGAACAGATGTAAAATTACCCCTCTTGCAGAAACTCGTTTTCATATTCTGTTTCAAGATCATGTTTGTGACGCAGTTCTTCGTCAGCCATCATCTGAAAAAAGGTGTTCAACTTTTTATCGAAGTGGAAATGGTCAGCTAAATCCTGATACATGCGTGCTGTTTTATCTTCACGCTTGGCAGCCAGGATGATGATCTCCTGGGTCGTCATGTTGTCCTTCAACTCAGGCTCCATGAGATAATCCGTAACCTTTAGATCTGCTGGGGGCAGTTCGATGTAATTTTCAATTTCAAAGTTTCGTAATGAGACTTTGTGGGCTGTTTCCATGTCGACCAGCTCTTGAAATTTCTGGCGAGAACTTTCATCCCTGGCCTGATCTCTGGCAAGGGTATAAAGATCGATGGCCTGTTGTTCCTGGCTAATACACATTTCAACAATATCATCCATATCCATTGAACTGATTTGATCTTTTAGGCTCATGCTTGACTCCCTACCTTGGCTTTCAAGTATTCATTAATAGCTATGGCTGATTTCCGGCCGGCACCCATGGCTAAAATAACAGTGGCGCCACCACTAACAATATCACCTCCTGCAAACACACCCTCCATGGAGGTTCTACCATCTTCATCGGCAACAATGTTGCCCCATTTGTTGGTTTCGATTTCCGGAGTTGTTTGCGAAATAAGAGGATTTGATCCATTTCCCACGGCGATGACTACCATATCTACATCCATGGTGAATTCTGAACCTTCCATGGGTACTGGGCGACGACGACCGGACTCATCCGGTTCACCAAGCTCCATACGAAGACATTTAGCTGCGACCACACTCCCCTGATCATCGCTGATAAATTCAATGGGGTTGACCAGATTCATGAATTTAACACCTTCTTCTTTGGCGTGGTGAATCTCTTCATTTCTGGCAGGCATTTCCTCTTCAGAACGACGATAAACAATTGAAGCTTCATCTGCGCCGAGACGCTTGGCAGTTCTAACAGCATCCATGGCTGTATTACCACCGCCAACGATGATGGCATGTTTCGCACGATATAGCGGCGTGTCCCATTCAGGAAATTCATAACCGCGCATGAGGTTGGAGCGGGTCAGAAATTCATTGGCTGAGTAGACACCGTTCAGGTTCTCGCCGGGAATATTCATAAAGCGTGGCAGGCCTGCACCCAAACCCAGGAAGACTGCATCATACCCCTCATCTGCCATGAGTTCTTGAATGGTCATGGTGCGCCCCACGATAAAATTCTTCACAAATTTCACTCCCATGGCTTCCAGGGTGGCGACTTCTGTACGCAGGATGGCCTTGGGGAGGCGAAATTCCGGTATACCATATACCAGCACACCACCGAACTCATGCAAGGCTTCAAAAACGGTCACTTCATGGCCTTCCTTGATGAGATCACTCGCCACAGCTAAACCAGCAGGTCCGGACCCCACAATGGCAACTTTTTGTCCAGAAGAAGTTGGTTTATCGAAAGTCTCTTCTGTGCCGTTACCATGCTGCATGG
The window above is part of the Candidatus Neomarinimicrobiota bacterium genome. Proteins encoded here:
- a CDS encoding arginine--tRNA ligase; protein product: MFEYLTKQLTARLEQLAWPADRLQLSRPKKAENGDWACNIALALARDLKRAPMQIAEELMDGLVLDPSIVEKFEILNPGFINFFQSPEYLTAQVWNILKEKDEYGKGDFGSGKTAQVEFVSANPTGPLTVGHGRQTVLGDTLANILTWSGYTVTREYYFNNAGRQMRLLGESLKARYLELKGEAITLPDGGYEGAYLIDVAKDLMSVQPGLTADDEIEIFKSFAEKSIFAIIKSSLERIGVVHDVFYNEKSLYEAGKIDEVLDILREKGLLYDKDGAVWFKTSELGIEQDRVLVKSSGEPTYRLPDIAYHREKVARGFDLVVDIFGADHIDAYPDVLSALKVMGLKHEHIQVVIHQFVTLLRSGEVVKMSTRKANFVTLDELIDEVGADVVRYFYIMRSASSHLNFDLDLAKRQTEENPVFYLQYAYARISSIFRRAQERGLASDTENADLSLLNEEFTVALINKTLEFPEVIDHCRRALEVHHLPSYLSELATALHKFYTEYKVIDLEQPELSKARLALLEAVQITLRNGLSILGITAPEQM
- a CDS encoding ferritin family protein; the protein is MSLKDQISSMDMDDIVEMCISQEQQAIDLYTLARDQARDESSRQKFQELVDMETAHKVSLRNFEIENYIELPPADLKVTDYLMEPELKDNMTTQEIIILAAKREDKTARMYQDLADHFHFDKKLNTFFQMMADEELRHKHDLETEYENEFLQEG
- the gltA gene encoding NADPH-dependent glutamate synthase; the protein is MKRERPQSFNTVPMKERMIIPRQEMPEQDAGLRSTNFLEVNLGLSPEQAVLEAQRCIECKSPTCMDGCPVSIKIPDFIQLICNEDFVGAAKKIKEDNSLPAICGRVCPQETQCEEVCVMGKRFEPVAIGRLERFVADYAMQHGNGTEETFDKPTSSGQKVAIVGSGPAGLAVASDLIKEGHEVTVFEALHEFGGVLVYGIPEFRLPKAILRTEVATLEAMGVKFVKNFIVGRTMTIQELMADEGYDAVFLGLGAGLPRFMNIPGENLNGVYSANEFLTRSNLMRGYEFPEWDTPLYRAKHAIIVGGGNTAMDAVRTAKRLGADEASIVYRRSEEEMPARNEEIHHAKEEGVKFMNLVNPIEFISDDQGSVVAAKCLRMELGEPDESGRRRPVPMEGSEFTMDVDMVVIAVGNGSNPLISQTTPEIETNKWGNIVADEDGRTSMEGVFAGGDIVSGGATVILAMGAGRKSAIAINEYLKAKVGSQA